In Planctomycetota bacterium, the DNA window GGGAGCCGATGGAGCTCACGTGGATTCCAATGGAACAGGATTAGAAGACCGGAGCCGAAGAACCACGCATGCTGCGCACCGAGAACCCAAAACGCCCGCAGACCGTCGACGACCTGCTCGACGCCGCGCTCGTGGCGCAGCTGTCGCGCGTCGACATCCACAGCCGCAAGATCTTCCGCGGCAAGCTGCAAGGCGAGCGGCGGAGCAAGAAGCGCGGCGAGAGCGTCGAGTTCGCCGACCACCGGCCCTACGTCGCCGGCGACGACCTCCGCCACGTCGACTGGAACATCTACGGCCGCCTCGACCGCCTCTTCCTCAAGCTGTTCATGGAGGAAGAAGACCTCTCGCTGCACCTGGTGCTGGACTGCAGCGGATCCGCCGACTGCGGCAGCCCGAACAAGTTCGCGTTCATGCAGCGGGCGGCGATGGCGTTGGGCTACATCGGGCTGGTCAACCTCAACCGGGTCAGCGCGACCGCCATCGCGAGCTCGCAGGACGACAACGGCGACGGCACGGGCGTGCTGACCTCCGTCCGCAACCTGCGCGGTCGCCGAAGAGTGCACGAGCTGGGCCGCTGGATGTGCAGCCTGGAGCCCGGCGGCGACCTGCCCTTCACCGAGGCCTGCAAGCGGATCGCCCTCTCGCGGACCGGCCGAGGCGTGATGGTCGTGCTCAGCGACCTGCTCATCAAGGAAGGCTACGAGGACGGCCTCCGGCTGCTGACCGGCCGCGGCTACGACCTCGTCGTGCTCCAGGTGCTCAGCCCGCAGGAGCTGGAGCCCGATGCCGCCGGCGGCGTCGCGGGCGACCTCCGCCTGCGGGACGTCGAGGACCGCGACCACGCCGAGGTGACCATCTCGGCCCCGCTGCTCAAGCGGTACAAGAAGGTCGTCGAGGCCTACATGCGGCAGGCCCGCCTGTTCTGCGCCGCCCGCGAGATCACGCACCTGGGCGTCCGCAGCGACACGCCCATCGACACGCTGCTGATGGACTACCTCCGCAAGCGGGGGGTGCTGCGATGACCTGGCTCACCCCCGCCCTCGCCGGCATCGCCGCCGCGATCGCCATCCCCTCGCTGCTGCTGCTGTACTTCCTGAAGCTGCGTCGGCGGGATGTCGAGATCAGCTCCACGCTGCTGTGGAAGAAGGCCGTGCAGGATCTGCAGGCCAACGCGCCCTTCCAGAAGCTGCGTCGGAACATCCTGCTGTTGCTCCAGCTGCTTGCGCTGGCGGCGGTGCTGATCGCGCTCGCCCAGCCGCAATTCGAGGGCGAGCGGGCCACGCGGGGCCGCCACGCGATCATCATCGATCGCGGCGCCTCCATGCGCACCCTCGACGGCATCGACGGAGACGGCCTGCCGGGCGTGACGCGGCTCGAGGAAGCCAAGCGCCGCGCCATCGAGCTGGTCGAATCGCTCCGCGAGCCGGGCATCCTCTCCGGTTTCGGCGGCGACAGCTCGGCCGACGAGGCGATGGTCGTCGCCTTCGACAACACGGCCGAGGTCGTGCAGCCGTTCACGAGCGACCGCAGCCTGCTCCGCGCCGCGATCGAGTCCATCGAGCCCAGCGACGCGAGGTCGCTCATCGACGAGCCCCTGCGGCTCGTGCGGGCCCAGGCGCCCCGCCGCACCCGCGTCGACGAGCGCGACGGCGGCATCGTCGAGCTGCCGCCCGACTCGGTGGGCACGATCCACGTCTACAGCGACGGCGGAGTCGAGGGCGGCGGCGAGGTCGATCTGCACCCCGAGGACGTGATCGAGTACGTCGCCATCGGCGACGAGGACGCCGGCAACGTCGGCATCACCGCCATCGACGCCAAGCGGCAACTCCGCACGCCCGAGGAGGTCTCGATCCTCGTCGGTCTGCAATCGACCGCCATGG includes these proteins:
- a CDS encoding DUF58 domain-containing protein, which translates into the protein MLRTENPKRPQTVDDLLDAALVAQLSRVDIHSRKIFRGKLQGERRSKKRGESVEFADHRPYVAGDDLRHVDWNIYGRLDRLFLKLFMEEEDLSLHLVLDCSGSADCGSPNKFAFMQRAAMALGYIGLVNLNRVSATAIASSQDDNGDGTGVLTSVRNLRGRRRVHELGRWMCSLEPGGDLPFTEACKRIALSRTGRGVMVVLSDLLIKEGYEDGLRLLTGRGYDLVVLQVLSPQELEPDAAGGVAGDLRLRDVEDRDHAEVTISAPLLKRYKKVVEAYMRQARLFCAAREITHLGVRSDTPIDTLLMDYLRKRGVLR